From Staphylococcus sp. M0911, a single genomic window includes:
- a CDS encoding DUF2812 domain-containing protein, with protein sequence MTKFRMFLNPIKEERWINNILDEGYKLVSFSTFGFYKFIETDENYVVRVDYRSLKKRDFYDYVTLHEECGWDHISGRPHGVNNQYWEKKKDGNDELFSDNESRLAYYQRIVNLITSVCIIYLATYLSNIFQYQNAFQLFLTPGLWDMPKDLMWKAILFELPFALMRLSFHLIFISLIAIVIVIQFKINKLKQNNL encoded by the coding sequence ATGACTAAATTCAGAATGTTTTTAAACCCAATTAAAGAAGAAAGATGGATTAATAATATTCTTGATGAAGGCTATAAACTAGTTAGTTTTTCAACTTTTGGATTTTATAAATTTATAGAGACTGATGAAAATTACGTAGTCAGGGTAGATTATCGTTCTTTAAAAAAGCGAGATTTTTATGATTATGTCACTTTACATGAGGAATGTGGATGGGATCATATTTCTGGTAGACCACATGGTGTTAACAATCAGTACTGGGAAAAGAAAAAGGATGGTAATGATGAATTATTTTCGGATAATGAGTCTCGATTGGCGTATTATCAGAGGATAGTTAATCTAATAACTTCTGTATGTATCATTTATTTAGCTACTTACTTATCTAACATTTTTCAATATCAAAATGCTTTCCAATTATTTTTAACTCCAGGTTTATGGGATATGCCTAAAGATTTAATGTGGAAAGCTATATTATTTGAATTACCATTTGCATTAATGAGATTGTCATTTCATTTAATATTTATTTCACTAATAGCGATAGTGATAGTAATACAATTTAAAATTAATAAGCTGAAACAGAACAATCTTTAA
- a CDS encoding GtrA family protein, with protein MKLTQTHYEIIKFIIVGGVNTFNYYVVYLLLLKLLNVNYLVSHITGFLVSFIISYYLNCYFVYKVKPTLRKFISFPLTQVVNMGMQTVLLYVFVQWLNIPSEIAPFAGLIITIPVTFILSKWILKD; from the coding sequence ATGAAATTGACTCAAACACACTATGAGATAATTAAATTTATTATCGTAGGTGGGGTGAATACATTTAATTATTATGTGGTGTATTTACTTTTACTAAAACTTTTAAATGTAAATTATTTAGTTAGTCATATTACTGGCTTTTTAGTTAGCTTTATTATTTCTTACTATTTGAATTGTTACTTTGTTTATAAAGTGAAACCTACACTACGTAAATTTATTAGTTTCCCTTTAACACAAGTTGTTAATATGGGAATGCAGACCGTATTGTTATACGTATTTGTGCAGTGGTTAAATATACCTTCAGAAATTGCACCTTTCGCTGGCTTGATCATTACAATACCGGTCACATTCATATTGTCAAAATGGATTTTAAAAGATTGA
- a CDS encoding cation diffusion facilitator family transporter has protein sequence MSQNENLKIAQRGAYLSLVVYVILSVAKYVTGFIYNSAAVRADALNNMTDIVVSIAVIVGLKISIKPADKNHPYGHLKSENISTLLVSFIIMFVGIQVVIENAPRLLTHDKHVPSPVTILVSIISGLIMLGVYVINHRLAKKTNSSSLKSAAKDNLSDSLVSIGTAVGLVFTQIGFPIIDIVLATILGLLIIYTGFGIFKESIFTLSDGFNEKDLEEYRNDILEVDDVLDVRSIKGRYHGSSIFLDVTIVVEPNLSINEAHLICDKVESHLHEIGISSVYVHPEPKIDEAIENEIHQSNQ, from the coding sequence ATGTCTCAAAATGAAAATTTGAAAATCGCACAACGTGGGGCATATTTAAGTTTAGTTGTTTATGTCATCCTTTCAGTAGCTAAATACGTGACAGGATTCATATATAATTCGGCAGCAGTTAGAGCGGATGCATTGAACAATATGACGGATATTGTGGTTTCTATTGCTGTGATTGTTGGGCTGAAAATTTCTATTAAACCAGCAGATAAAAATCATCCGTATGGTCATTTAAAGTCTGAAAATATCTCAACATTATTAGTATCATTTATTATTATGTTTGTGGGTATACAAGTTGTCATTGAAAATGCACCTCGATTATTAACCCATGATAAACATGTGCCAAGTCCTGTTACTATTCTAGTTAGTATTATTAGTGGTCTCATAATGCTTGGTGTTTATGTCATTAATCATAGATTAGCCAAAAAAACAAATAGTAGTTCTTTAAAATCTGCAGCTAAAGATAACCTGTCAGATAGCTTAGTTAGTATCGGTACTGCAGTAGGTTTGGTATTTACACAAATCGGATTTCCTATTATTGATATTGTTTTAGCGACAATACTAGGTTTATTAATCATTTACACAGGCTTTGGAATATTTAAAGAATCCATCTTTACATTAAGTGATGGTTTTAATGAGAAGGATTTAGAAGAATATCGAAATGATATTTTAGAAGTGGATGACGTGCTTGACGTTCGAAGTATTAAAGGACGTTATCATGGCAGTAGTATCTTTTTAGATGTGACCATTGTAGTTGAACCTAATTTATCTATTAATGAAGCACATTTAATTTGTGATAAAGTTGAATCACATCTTCACGAGATAGGAATATCATCTGTATATGTACATCCTGAACCGAAAATAGATGAAGCTATTGAAAATGAAATACATCAATCAAATCAATAG
- a CDS encoding glycerate kinase, which produces MKIVIAPDSFKESMSARETAEAIQEGFSKILPSTVEYDLIPMADGGEGTTEALMEALNAKTIATTVKDPLYRDITAKYAYASSQKIAIIEMAAASGLDLLTKEERNPLKTTTFGTGQLINHALELGAQKIILGIGGSATNDGGVGMLQALGVKFLDSNGHSIEPGGLHLLDIQTIDTTQLNSKFKNIDMSVACDVTNPLLGENGATMIYGPQKGATAKMIPKLDTALCHYHDKIKLQLDKDVKDIPGAGAAGGMGTALLAFLDAQLSKGIDIVLEETHFQSRIIDADLVITGEGKLDSQTIYGKTPMGVAQVAKQFNLPVIAIGGSLGERYEAVYDHGIDSVFSIMNQPMDLQYALDNGPTLLSQTAHNIARLLKLNMSFDS; this is translated from the coding sequence ATGAAAATAGTCATCGCACCAGATTCATTTAAAGAAAGCATGTCAGCTCGAGAAACAGCAGAAGCGATACAAGAAGGATTTTCCAAAATATTACCCTCAACTGTTGAATATGATTTAATTCCTATGGCTGATGGTGGCGAAGGTACAACTGAAGCCTTAATGGAGGCATTAAATGCTAAGACAATAGCTACAACCGTAAAAGATCCGCTATACCGAGACATTACCGCAAAATATGCTTACGCATCATCTCAAAAGATAGCAATAATAGAAATGGCCGCTGCATCTGGTCTTGATTTATTAACTAAGGAAGAACGAAATCCGTTGAAAACCACTACTTTCGGCACTGGCCAACTTATTAATCATGCTTTAGAGCTAGGTGCCCAAAAAATTATACTTGGTATTGGCGGTAGTGCTACGAATGATGGCGGTGTAGGCATGTTACAAGCATTAGGCGTAAAGTTTTTAGATAGCAATGGTCACTCAATTGAACCTGGTGGATTACATCTACTTGATATACAAACTATTGATACCACTCAGTTAAATTCAAAATTTAAAAACATCGATATGAGCGTAGCTTGTGATGTGACTAATCCATTATTAGGTGAGAATGGTGCAACCATGATATATGGCCCACAAAAAGGCGCCACAGCAAAGATGATACCAAAGTTGGATACCGCGCTTTGCCATTATCATGATAAGATAAAATTACAACTAGATAAAGATGTTAAAGACATACCTGGTGCTGGCGCAGCTGGTGGCATGGGCACTGCTTTATTAGCTTTCTTAGATGCCCAGTTATCTAAAGGTATTGATATCGTTTTAGAAGAAACACATTTCCAATCTAGAATTATAGATGCAGATTTAGTCATAACAGGTGAAGGCAAATTAGATTCCCAAACGATTTACGGTAAAACGCCAATGGGTGTTGCTCAAGTTGCTAAGCAATTCAATCTACCTGTTATAGCCATTGGTGGTAGTTTGGGCGAGCGATACGAAGCAGTCTATGATCACGGTATAGATAGTGTCTTTAGTATCATGAATCAACCTATGGATCTACAATACGCACTGGATAATGGACCTACCCTTTTAAGTCAAACTGCACACAATATCGCCCGTTTATTAAAATTAAACATGTCTTTTGATTCATAA
- a CDS encoding transglycosylase: MKKSILAIIATISIGATGMEAHQAHAAENNQSSQQNYSESNESTNSVYQEFIDADGTKALWDSIVMPESGGNPNASNGQYHGLGQTNQSWGYGSVENQTKGMINYAKERYGSIDKAISFREANGYW, translated from the coding sequence ATGAAAAAATCTATTTTAGCAATTATCGCTACAATTTCTATAGGTGCTACAGGCATGGAAGCACATCAAGCTCATGCAGCTGAAAACAACCAATCATCACAACAAAATTATTCAGAAAGTAATGAATCTACAAATAGTGTTTATCAAGAATTCATAGACGCAGACGGTACTAAAGCATTGTGGGATAGCATTGTTATGCCAGAATCAGGTGGTAATCCTAATGCATCAAATGGACAATATCATGGTTTAGGTCAAACGAACCAATCTTGGGGTTATGGTTCCGTTGAAAACCAAACTAAAGGTATGATTAATTATGCCAAAGAACGTTACGGCTCAATCGATAAAGCTATTTCATTCAGAGAAGCTAACGGCTATTGGTAA
- a CDS encoding 2,3-diphosphoglycerate-dependent phosphoglycerate mutase, which produces MPKLILCRHGQSEWNAKNLFTGWADVNLSEQGIEEATAAGKKVLENQLEIDVAFTSLLTRALETTQYILAQSKQQWIPVYKSWRLNERHYGALQGLNKDDARQQFGEEQVHQWRRSYDIQPPAESEEQRNEYLKNRRYRHLDHRMMPYSESLKDTLERVVPIWTDQISQHLLDDKTVLVSAHGNSIRALIKYLENVSDEDIIGYEIKTGAPLVYELTDELEVKDKYYL; this is translated from the coding sequence ATGCCAAAATTAATTTTATGTCGTCACGGTCAAAGTGAATGGAATGCGAAAAATTTATTTACAGGATGGGCAGATGTTAACTTATCTGAGCAAGGTATTGAAGAAGCAACTGCAGCAGGTAAGAAAGTATTAGAGAATCAGTTAGAGATAGATGTTGCCTTCACTTCATTATTAACACGCGCATTGGAAACAACGCAGTATATCTTAGCACAATCAAAACAACAATGGATACCAGTATATAAAAGCTGGCGCTTAAATGAACGTCACTATGGTGCGTTGCAAGGATTAAATAAAGATGATGCAAGACAACAATTTGGTGAAGAACAAGTTCATCAATGGCGCCGTTCTTACGATATTCAACCACCTGCAGAAAGTGAAGAACAACGTAATGAATATTTGAAAAACAGAAGATATCGTCATTTAGATCATCGAATGATGCCATACTCTGAAAGCTTGAAAGATACATTAGAACGTGTAGTTCCAATTTGGACTGACCAAATTTCTCAACATTTATTAGATGATAAAACGGTATTAGTTTCAGCACATGGTAATTCAATCCGAGCATTAATTAAGTACTTAGAAAATGTATCAGATGAAGATATTATCGGTTATGAAATTAAAACAGGGGCGCCATTAGTCTATGAATTAACAGATGAATTAGAAGTTAAAGACAAATACTATTTATAA
- a CDS encoding PadR family transcriptional regulator — protein sequence MKRYKLLPLSETMHYILLALVKPAHGYKIMQQVNEMSNGDVNIAAGTLYGALENLQKNGYICMISESKARRKVYQITELGTEILEIENDRLRRMVNIYESGSDQIDKND from the coding sequence ATGAAAAGATACAAACTGTTACCTTTATCAGAAACGATGCATTATATTTTATTAGCATTAGTCAAACCAGCACATGGTTATAAAATTATGCAACAAGTTAACGAAATGAGTAATGGAGATGTGAATATTGCAGCTGGTACCCTTTATGGTGCACTAGAAAATCTGCAAAAGAATGGATATATATGTATGATTAGTGAGTCAAAAGCACGTAGAAAGGTTTATCAAATAACTGAGCTTGGCACAGAAATTTTAGAAATTGAAAATGATAGGTTACGTAGAATGGTGAATATTTATGAATCAGGAAGTGATCAAATTGACAAAAATGACTAA
- a CDS encoding transporter substrate-binding domain-containing protein: MKRLLFCVIALVFVLAACGNNSSKDSKSSSKDDNTIRVGTEGTYAPFTFHNKQDKLTGYDIDVIKAVAKEEGLKLKFNETSWDSMFAGLDAGRFDVIANQVGINKDREKKYKFSNPYTYSSAVLVVRENEKNIKSFNDVKGKKLAQTFTSNYGQLAKDKGAKITKVDGFNQSMDLLLSNRVDATFNDSLSYLDYKKQKPNAKIKAIKGDAEKNKSAFAFSKKVDDKTVQKFNDGLKKIEESGELKKIGKKWFGQDVSKPE, from the coding sequence ATGAAAAGACTTTTATTTTGTGTCATTGCATTAGTATTTGTATTAGCAGCATGTGGTAACAATTCAAGCAAAGATAGTAAATCAAGTAGTAAAGATGACAATACAATCCGAGTGGGTACGGAAGGTACATACGCACCTTTCACATTCCACAATAAGCAAGACAAGTTAACTGGTTACGATATTGATGTTATTAAAGCAGTAGCGAAAGAAGAAGGACTTAAATTGAAATTTAACGAAACATCTTGGGACTCAATGTTTGCAGGACTAGATGCAGGTCGTTTTGATGTGATTGCCAACCAAGTAGGTATTAATAAAGATAGAGAGAAAAAATACAAATTCTCTAATCCTTATACTTATTCAAGTGCGGTATTAGTCGTACGTGAAAATGAAAAAAATATTAAATCATTCAATGATGTTAAAGGTAAAAAGTTAGCACAAACATTTACTTCTAACTATGGTCAATTAGCTAAAGATAAAGGCGCTAAAATCACAAAAGTTGATGGATTTAACCAATCAATGGACTTATTATTATCTAATCGTGTAGATGCTACATTTAACGATAGCCTCTCATATTTAGATTATAAAAAGCAAAAGCCTAACGCTAAAATCAAGGCAATTAAAGGTGACGCTGAGAAAAACAAATCAGCATTCGCTTTCTCTAAAAAAGTTGATGATAAAACTGTACAAAAATTCAATGACGGATTGAAGAAAATTGAAGAGAGTGGCGAACTTAAAAAAATAGGTAAGAAATGGTTTGGTCAAGATGTTTCTAAACCTGAATAG
- a CDS encoding multidrug effflux MFS transporter: protein MQNTSAKHFPFILIIIFGVMTTFGPLSIDMYSPSLPDVQHAFSSTTSEIQLTISFAMIGLALGQFFFGPLSDAFGRKKIALTILVIYMLASLIAVFTTDLYFFLFLRLIQGLTAGGSIVIAKASIGDKFSGDEMAKFLTSLMVVNGIITIIAPLLGGFALTISTWRSIFVILTIITIIVIIGVLMKMPSTNHADRTTLNYGRIFKDFGQLLKKPSFVIPMLLQGLTYVMLFSYSAASPFITQKIYSLSPQQFSVILAVNGIGLILVSQIVALLVEKLSRYTLLIYLTLIQIIGVLLIILTLTMHWPIWMLIIAFFLNISPVTSIGPLGFALAMEERTGGSGNASSLLGLFQFILGGVISPLVGLKGQFDASPYLVIISITAILLVILQVIYFKLNPTKYRS from the coding sequence ATGCAAAATACAAGTGCCAAGCACTTCCCTTTCATATTAATTATCATTTTCGGTGTAATGACCACTTTTGGTCCTTTATCGATTGATATGTATTCACCATCGTTACCGGATGTGCAACATGCATTTAGTTCAACTACATCTGAAATTCAATTAACTATTTCTTTTGCAATGATTGGCTTAGCACTTGGACAATTTTTCTTTGGTCCTTTATCTGATGCATTTGGTCGAAAAAAAATTGCTTTAACGATTCTAGTGATATACATGCTTGCATCCTTGATTGCAGTATTTACGACGGATTTATACTTCTTTCTATTTTTAAGATTGATTCAAGGTTTAACTGCAGGTGGGTCAATTGTTATCGCGAAAGCATCTATTGGTGATAAATTTAGCGGTGACGAAATGGCTAAGTTTTTAACTTCTCTAATGGTAGTCAATGGAATCATTACGATTATAGCGCCATTACTCGGTGGATTTGCTTTAACCATATCTACTTGGAGAAGCATCTTTGTCATTTTGACAATAATTACAATCATCGTCATTATCGGTGTATTGATGAAAATGCCATCAACAAATCACGCCGATCGAACAACATTAAACTATGGACGTATATTTAAAGATTTTGGTCAGTTGTTGAAGAAACCGTCATTTGTGATTCCAATGTTGTTACAAGGTTTAACTTATGTCATGCTATTTAGTTATTCAGCTGCGTCACCTTTTATAACACAAAAAATTTATAGCTTATCACCACAGCAATTTAGTGTAATTTTAGCAGTCAATGGAATCGGCTTAATTTTAGTAAGCCAAATCGTAGCATTATTAGTGGAAAAATTGAGTAGATATACATTATTAATCTATTTAACACTTATTCAAATTATTGGAGTACTATTGATTATTTTAACGTTAACAATGCATTGGCCTATTTGGATGTTAATCATCGCCTTCTTCTTAAATATAAGCCCGGTTACGTCTATCGGACCGTTAGGCTTTGCACTCGCTATGGAAGAACGAACTGGTGGTAGTGGCAATGCTTCAAGTTTATTGGGCTTATTCCAATTTATTTTAGGCGGTGTGATTTCACCATTAGTTGGTCTTAAAGGACAATTTGACGCTTCACCATACCTAGTTATCATTTCAATAACGGCCATACTATTAGTCATATTACAAGTCATTTATTTCAAACTTAATCCAACTAAATATCGTTCATAA
- a CDS encoding amino acid ABC transporter permease, with product MFLNLNSEQLHALDAAKQAFGPMLEGLVKYSIPITLVTFVLGLIIALFTALMRISTSKVLKGIARVYVSIIRGTPMIVQLFIIFYGIPELGRLLTNDADNQWTLAPVIAAIIGLSLNVGAYASEIIRGGIISIPKGQTEAAYSIGMNYRQTVQRIILPQAIRVSIPALGNTFLGLIKDTSLLGFILVAEMFRKAQEVASTSYEYLTIYLLVALMYWVVCFIISVIQSFYESYIERGYRS from the coding sequence ATGTTTCTAAACCTGAATAGTGAACAACTTCATGCTTTAGACGCTGCAAAGCAAGCATTTGGACCTATGTTAGAAGGATTAGTGAAATATTCTATCCCAATCACACTTGTAACATTTGTATTAGGCTTAATCATTGCCTTATTTACAGCACTAATGCGTATTTCTACAAGTAAAGTATTAAAAGGTATTGCGCGTGTATACGTATCAATCATTCGTGGTACACCAATGATTGTTCAATTATTTATTATATTTTATGGTATTCCAGAATTAGGAAGACTCTTAACAAACGATGCTGATAACCAATGGACATTAGCACCAGTTATCGCAGCTATTATAGGGTTATCACTTAATGTGGGTGCGTACGCATCTGAAATTATTCGTGGTGGTATCATTTCTATACCAAAAGGACAGACAGAAGCGGCTTATTCAATCGGAATGAATTATCGCCAAACTGTTCAACGTATTATTCTGCCACAAGCGATTCGTGTATCAATTCCAGCATTAGGTAATACCTTCTTAGGTCTTATTAAAGATACATCTTTATTAGGATTTATCTTAGTGGCTGAAATGTTCCGTAAAGCACAAGAAGTTGCTTCAACTTCTTATGAATATTTAACGATTTATCTTTTAGTTGCATTAATGTATTGGGTCGTTTGTTTCATCATTTCAGTTATTCAAAGCTTTTATGAATCATACATTGAAAGAGGGTATCGCTCATGA
- a CDS encoding putative metal homeostasis protein, translating into MKTDVQTARRNLHSPNIKTRKRSLKIIKQHKRAK; encoded by the coding sequence ATGAAAACAGATGTACAAACTGCACGCCGTAATTTGCACAGTCCCAATATTAAAACAAGAAAACGTTCTTTAAAAATTATCAAACAACATAAAAGAGCAAAGTAA
- a CDS encoding GyrI-like domain-containing protein yields MDYQIKNMKATHIIGVTRQFKSGGHAQSNIPDFWEDVTSMGLDRRLAEKSDLALNGLLGLCLPQQDGKMNYMIGVSCETNPNDGLETYQLEDNDYLVVNAKGKVPQSIRQAMRQIHQELIPTENIQLKRAPFFELYPEGDTQDDNYITEIWLPIEQNKS; encoded by the coding sequence ATGGATTATCAAATTAAAAATATGAAAGCGACACATATTATTGGTGTGACACGTCAGTTTAAAAGCGGTGGTCATGCTCAAAGTAATATTCCTGATTTTTGGGAAGATGTGACGTCTATGGGATTAGACCGTAGACTTGCAGAAAAAAGTGACCTGGCACTTAATGGATTGCTTGGCCTCTGTTTACCACAGCAAGATGGCAAAATGAATTATATGATTGGGGTGTCTTGTGAGACTAATCCAAACGACGGTTTAGAAACGTATCAACTAGAGGATAATGATTATCTTGTGGTCAATGCGAAAGGGAAAGTACCTCAATCCATTAGACAAGCGATGCGTCAAATTCATCAGGAATTGATTCCAACTGAGAATATTCAGTTAAAGCGTGCACCGTTTTTCGAATTGTATCCTGAAGGCGATACGCAAGACGACAATTATATTACTGAAATTTGGTTACCCATAGAACAAAATAAATCATAA
- a CDS encoding C39 family peptidase — MNKTILPVKPMSQLFPIPMVMGCEGVSASMMFHYNQQPVKATDIMKHWPTHPNNPYKGYVGHHLLVKFGYHQTIFPEAYVPFLQKYNSRIVDGTGTSLAELENIIDQQQPIVIYHTSLGARPMRRSFKFDGRKIRLVSNIHVTLLIGYDNKHYYYIDPLWSHIKKGIIFPAIFPNQKQVIKIKKSKMERSFNAPGRMCLYVNPE, encoded by the coding sequence ATGAACAAAACTATTTTACCTGTCAAACCGATGAGTCAGTTATTTCCAATACCAATGGTTATGGGATGTGAAGGCGTATCAGCATCAATGATGTTTCACTATAATCAACAACCTGTTAAGGCTACAGATATTATGAAACATTGGCCCACGCACCCGAATAATCCATATAAAGGTTATGTCGGTCACCATTTACTAGTTAAGTTTGGCTATCACCAAACTATATTTCCAGAAGCCTATGTCCCATTTTTACAAAAATATAACTCACGCATCGTAGACGGCACAGGTACAAGTTTAGCTGAGTTAGAAAATATCATTGATCAACAACAACCTATTGTTATTTACCATACGAGCTTAGGTGCTCGACCAATGCGTCGAAGCTTTAAATTTGATGGTCGTAAAATCCGTTTGGTTTCGAATATACATGTCACACTACTTATTGGCTATGATAACAAGCACTATTACTATATAGATCCATTATGGAGCCATATAAAAAAAGGTATTATTTTTCCAGCTATCTTCCCCAACCAAAAGCAAGTCATCAAAATTAAGAAATCTAAAATGGAACGCAGTTTTAATGCCCCAGGTCGTATGTGTTTATACGTTAATCCTGAATAA
- a CDS encoding MDR family MFS transporter, whose product MTLRAKLVMMITMLLGGFFGLLNETLLTTALPSIMKDFNIEYSQVQWLTTAFLLTNGVVIPLSALFIQRYTTRQVFLVGIFIFFLGTMLGGFSPNFTILLIARIIQALGSGIMMSLMMTTILNIFEPHERGKYMGMFGLVIGLAPAIGPTLSGYLVEYLNWRSLFHVVAPIAAITFIIALFTVKNVGETIKVPIDIMSIILSVLGFGGLLYGTSSISHDGWNDPLVLTTIIGGVILVALFIWRQSKLETPLLNFSVFKNTQFTIGILIMAVTMVSMIGSETVLPMFVQNLLNRTPLDSGLILLPGAIVMAIMSFASGGLYEKFGAKPLALIGMMIVIITTGYFVIMDENTSSVMLATVYGIRMIGIALGLMPVMTHTMNQLTYEMNAHGSSMTNTVQQIAGSIGTAILITILTQASKHYSPDMSNYDGMKRSEMLGQIKIDTLLHGYHAGFLFAVIITVVSFLCSFMLKKNTKSTEEQ is encoded by the coding sequence GTGACGCTTAGAGCAAAATTAGTAATGATGATTACGATGTTATTAGGCGGTTTCTTTGGTTTGTTAAATGAAACATTACTAACAACAGCTTTACCTAGTATTATGAAAGATTTCAACATTGAATATTCACAAGTACAATGGCTGACAACAGCCTTTTTATTAACTAATGGGGTAGTGATTCCATTATCAGCATTATTTATCCAACGTTATACGACAAGACAGGTTTTTTTAGTTGGTATTTTTATATTCTTCTTAGGAACAATGTTAGGTGGATTTAGTCCTAATTTTACTATTTTATTAATAGCTAGAATTATTCAAGCATTAGGTTCAGGTATCATGATGTCCCTCATGATGACAACCATCTTGAATATATTTGAGCCACATGAACGTGGTAAATATATGGGGATGTTTGGTTTAGTTATTGGACTTGCGCCAGCTATTGGACCAACATTATCAGGCTATTTAGTTGAGTATTTAAATTGGAGATCACTATTCCATGTAGTTGCTCCTATTGCTGCAATCACATTTATCATTGCACTATTTACAGTGAAAAATGTGGGCGAAACAATCAAAGTACCTATTGATATCATGTCTATCATTTTATCTGTCTTAGGATTTGGTGGTTTGTTATATGGAACAAGTTCAATTTCTCACGACGGTTGGAATGATCCTCTCGTTCTAACTACTATTATTGGCGGTGTGATACTTGTTGCCTTATTTATCTGGAGACAATCTAAACTTGAAACACCATTATTAAACTTTAGTGTGTTTAAAAACACTCAATTTACTATCGGTATATTAATTATGGCAGTCACAATGGTTTCTATGATTGGTTCTGAAACAGTATTACCTATGTTTGTTCAAAATCTATTAAACCGTACGCCTTTAGACTCTGGATTGATTTTATTACCTGGTGCCATTGTTATGGCGATTATGTCATTCGCTTCAGGTGGACTTTATGAAAAATTCGGTGCCAAACCTTTAGCGCTTATCGGTATGATGATTGTAATTATTACCACAGGTTATTTTGTCATTATGGATGAAAATACAAGTTCAGTGATGTTAGCTACCGTTTATGGCATACGTATGATTGGTATTGCTTTAGGTTTAATGCCTGTGATGACACATACAATGAACCAATTAACATATGAAATGAATGCACATGGTTCATCTATGACTAATACAGTACAACAAATTGCAGGATCAATTGGTACAGCTATTTTAATTACTATTTTAACGCAAGCAAGTAAGCACTATTCACCAGATATGAGTAATTATGATGGTATGAAACGTAGCGAAATGTTAGGACAAATTAAAATAGATACATTATTACATGGTTATCATGCTGGTTTCTTATTTGCAGTTATAATTACAGTTGTGAGCTTCTTATGCTCATTTATGTTAAAGAAAAATACAAAATCGACAGAAGAACAATAG